In Aminobacterium sp. MB27-C1, a single genomic region encodes these proteins:
- the hutH gene encoding histidine ammonia-lyase, with the protein MEHGEVVVLDGQSLTIEDVVKVARNNAKVELDPHALEAVDKAASLVNEWASGNEVIYGINTGFGDLATVPISRKDRRQLQENLLKSHACGVGAPFDEETVRAIMLLRINTLIRGYSGIRVSTLQRLTEYLNLGIHPMIPSQGSVGSSGDLCPLSHLAVTLLGLGEVFYKGRRQSTARLLRKFGMEPLHLEAKEGLALNNGTTVMTAIAALALYDSVNTLKLADIAASLSLEALHGVPYAFDERTHALRPYHGQMTVASNIRKLIFGSQIIEKFKGERVQDAYSLRCVPQVHGASRDAIEYIWDKVSIEINAVTDNPLIFVDDRMAISGGNFHGQPMALAMDFFGIAMAEIANISERRVARLVDSSLSGLPPFLINESGLNSGFMIPQYAAASIVSENKVLAHPSSVDSIPTSANQEDHVSMGTYGARKGRNILDNTRKVLSIELFSAAQALDFSILLKPGLGTAAAHRMIRSAVPFLKHDDYLYPLIRRVQELMDRSEILSAVEEVVGPLD; encoded by the coding sequence ATGGAGCACGGCGAAGTTGTTGTTCTTGATGGGCAATCTCTTACAATCGAAGATGTAGTAAAAGTTGCGCGAAATAATGCCAAAGTAGAGCTTGATCCTCATGCTCTTGAAGCTGTTGATAAAGCAGCATCCCTTGTCAATGAATGGGCGTCAGGCAATGAAGTTATTTATGGTATTAATACAGGATTTGGAGATTTGGCCACTGTTCCTATCTCACGAAAAGATCGCCGTCAGCTTCAAGAAAACCTTCTTAAAAGCCATGCCTGTGGCGTTGGAGCTCCCTTTGACGAAGAGACAGTGCGAGCTATTATGTTACTCCGCATTAATACACTTATAAGAGGCTATTCTGGAATTCGAGTATCCACTTTACAGCGTTTAACCGAATATCTGAATTTAGGTATCCATCCTATGATTCCTTCTCAGGGTTCCGTGGGATCAAGTGGAGATTTATGCCCACTTTCTCACCTTGCTGTTACACTTCTTGGTCTTGGCGAAGTTTTTTATAAAGGTCGTCGCCAATCTACTGCTCGTCTCCTTCGTAAGTTTGGCATGGAACCCCTTCATCTTGAGGCTAAGGAAGGATTGGCCCTCAATAATGGAACAACTGTTATGACGGCTATTGCAGCTCTTGCTCTCTACGATAGTGTCAATACTCTGAAATTAGCAGATATAGCAGCGTCACTCTCTCTTGAAGCGTTACATGGTGTACCTTACGCTTTTGATGAGCGAACACATGCTCTCCGTCCATATCACGGGCAGATGACAGTTGCATCAAATATTCGCAAACTAATTTTTGGTAGTCAGATTATTGAAAAATTTAAGGGAGAACGCGTTCAGGATGCCTATTCCCTTCGTTGTGTTCCTCAGGTACATGGTGCGAGTCGAGATGCCATTGAATATATTTGGGATAAAGTTTCTATAGAAATTAATGCAGTAACTGATAACCCTCTTATTTTTGTTGATGATCGCATGGCTATAAGTGGCGGAAACTTTCATGGGCAGCCTATGGCTTTAGCTATGGATTTTTTTGGTATTGCCATGGCAGAAATTGCGAATATATCAGAACGAAGAGTTGCACGTCTTGTCGATAGCTCTCTTTCTGGACTTCCCCCTTTTCTTATTAATGAAAGTGGTTTAAATAGCGGTTTCATGATTCCTCAATATGCAGCAGCATCTATAGTTTCTGAAAATAAAGTTCTAGCTCACCCCTCTTCTGTTGATTCTATTCCTACATCCGCTAATCAGGAGGATCACGTTTCTATGGGAACTTATGGTGCACGTAAGGGGCGTAATATTCTTGACAACACAAGAAAAGTTCTTTCTATCGAGTTATTTTCAGCTGCTCAGGCCTTAGATTTCAGTATTTTACTTAAGCCAGGTCTTGGAACGGCAGCTGCCCATCGTATGATTAGAAGTGCTGTCCCCTTCTTGAAACATGATGACTATCTTTACCCCCTTATTCGAAGA